One genomic segment of Manis pentadactyla isolate mManPen7 chromosome 1, mManPen7.hap1, whole genome shotgun sequence includes these proteins:
- the RIOX2 gene encoding LOW QUALITY PROTEIN: ribosomal oxygenase 2 (The sequence of the model RefSeq protein was modified relative to this genomic sequence to represent the inferred CDS: inserted 5 bases in 4 codons; substituted 2 bases at 2 genomic stop codons): protein MRKRAQPARSGKEESSVPCMQVKVQAVGGPSTLNCDTPSGLFESLIVPIKTETFFKEFWEQKPLLFXRDDPALAMYYRPLFRLSEVKSLCSWVMCYGRDINVCQCDSGKKVLNRDGKVHFLQLRKDFDQKRATIQFHRPQRYKDELWRTQEKLECHFGPLAGSSVYLTPQVPYDDVEVPALQLQGEEHWCLRQPTVPLVQEYSVEAEGRIGCPAHEFTVKGCGSPRDLLYFPRRTIHRVDAPPGLAHSACLTVSTYQNNSWGNFLLGTISGLVFDTAKEGVAPRVGVWPRLLVLRSTGQVETAAAATRSSSFLRTLADRLGSTKVLLSXDMKKDFVMKRPPPNVVGXRAELSTPGRQMPWLDSIVRLQFKDHIVLTVGSDQDQMKFKMVYLYHSLKNKRXHMMANEETVQAHGLCFPLSPVDSPKQIXNSSVVSVKDLRLTGDEEKXSRVLSLWTECLIQIV, encoded by the exons ATGCGCAAGAGAGCACAGCCTGCAAGGAGTGGGAAGGAAGAGAGCTCTGTTCCCTGTATGCAGGTGAAGGTGCAGGCAGTGGGTGGGCCTTCGACTTTGAACTGCGACACCCCCAGTGGTCTCTTTGAAAGTTTAATTGTGCCCATCAAGACAGAGACTTTTTTCAAGGAATTCTGGGAGCAGAAGCCCCTTCTCTT CAGAGATGACCCTGCCCTGGCCATGTATTACCGCCCACTGTTCAGGCTTTCTGAGGTGAAGAGTCTTTGCAGCTGGGTTATGTGCTATGGAAGAGACATAAACGTCTGCCAGTGTGACAGTGGAAAGAAGGTTTTAAATAGAGATGGCAAAGTGCACTTTCTTCAGCTGAGAAAAGATTTTGATCAGAAAAGGGCAACAATTCAGTTTCACCGACCTCAGAGATATAAG GATGAGCTTTGGAGGACCCAGGAGAAGCTGGAGTGCCACTTTGGCCCCTTGGCTGGCTCGAGTGTGTACCTGACCCCACAGGTACCTTATGATGATGTTGAG GTTCCTGCCCTGCAGTTGCAGGGGGAGGAACACTGGTGTCTCCGCCAGCCCACTGTGCCTTTGGTGCAGGAGTACAGCGTGGAGGCTGAGGGCAGGATCGGGTGCCCCGCGCACGAGTTCACAGTGAAGGGATGTGGCTCT ccCAGGGATTTGCTATATTTTCCAAGAAGGACCATTCATCGAGTGGATGCTCCCCCAGGGTTGGCCCACTCTGCTTGCCTGACCGTCAGCACCTACCAGAA CAATTCATGGGGAAACTTCCTGTTGGGCACCATCTCAGGGCTTGTATTTGACACTGCCAAGGAGGGTGTGGCTCCCCGGGTCGGTGTGTGGCCACGGCTGCTGGTGCTGAGGAGCACGGGGCAG GTGGAAACTGCAGCTGCTGCAACAAGATCAAGCAGCTTTCTGAGAACCCTTGCAGACCGGCTGGGGAGCACCAAAGTGCTGCTTT TCGACATGAAGAAGGACTTCGTTATGAAGAGGCCCCCACCCAACGTCGTGG TTAGAGCAGAGCTTTCAACGCCAG GTAGACAGATGCCATGGCTGGACAGCATAGTGAGACTGCAATTTAAAGACCATATTGTGCTCACAGTAGGGTCAGATCAGGATCA GATGAAATTCAAAATGGTTTACCTTTATCATTCCTTAAAGAACAAGA CACACATGATGGCGAATGAGGAAACAG TTCAGGCTCATGGACTTTGCTTTCCTTTATCACCGGTGGATTCACCAAAGCAAATTTGAAACAGTTCAGTTGTTTCTGTCAAGGACCTGAGACTTACTGGAGATGAGGAAAAGTAAAGTCGGGTGTTATCCCTCTGGACAGAATGTTTAATCCAGATAGTCTAG